TTTCGATCAGGTAGAGCAGGTTGACGTTGCGCCTGACGGCGTGAGCGAACTGGCCCATTCCGATGGACAGCGAGTCGCCGTCGCCGGAGATGCCGACCGCGATCAGGTCGCGGTGCGCGGCCAGCGCGCCGGTGGCGATCGAGGGCATGCGCCCGTGCACCGAGTTGAAGCCGTGGGCGCCACCGAGGAAGTAGGCCGGGGTCTTGGACGAGCAGCCGATGCCCGACAGCTTGATCACCTGCTCGGGACGGATGGCCAGTTCCCAGAAGGCCTGGACCAGGGCGGCGGTGACCGAATCGTGGCCGCAGCCGGCACACAGGGTTGACAGGCCGCCCTCGTAGTCGCGGATGGTCAGTCCCAGGGGATTGCGCTTCTGGCCGGGCCAGTCGACGGCAGGCTTGGCGATCCAGGTCATGCCGCAGCCTCCCTGCGAATATGGTCGCGAATCCGCTCGCACACGACGTCGGAGGGAATCGGCAGGCCGTTGTAGTGCAGCACCGGCACCAGGCGATCGGGCGAAACACCGGTCTCGAGCAGCAGCAGCGAGCGCATCTGGGCGTCGCGGTTCTGCTCGATGACGAACACGGTTCGGTGGCGCTCGAAAAAGGCCAGCACTTCGTCACCGAAGGGAAAGGCGCGCAGCCGCAGGTAGTCGGCGTGGATGCCGTTGGCGGCAAGGCGGTCGAGTGCCTCGCAGACTGCGCCGTGGGACGAGCCGAAGGCCATGATGCCGATGTTGGTATGGTGGTCGGCGCGGGTTTCCAGCGCACATGGCACCAGTCCGCGCGCGGTCTCCCACTTACGCTTGAGTCGGTCGACAACATCCTGGTACTCGCCGGCGTCCTCGGTATAGGCGCCGTAGCGGTTGTGTCCGGAACCGCGCACGAAATAGGCCCCCTTGGGGTGTGAGCCCGGCAGGGTGCGCCAGGGAATGCCATCCCCGTCCCGGTCGTCGAAGCGATGATAAATCTCCAGCCCGGCCAGCTCTTCGGCGCTCAGCACCTTGCCGCGGTCGGGCCGGCGCTGATCGTCCCAGCTCAGTTCTGGCACCATCCAGTCGTTCATGCCGATGTCGAGGTCGCTGAGCACGAATACCGGCGTCTGCAGCCGTTCGGCCAGGTCGAAGGCGACCACCGACAGCTCGAAGCACTCGCCGGGATCGGCCGGCAGCAGGATGGGATGGCGCGTGTCGCCGTGCGAGGCGTAGGCCACGCTCATCAGATCGCACTGCTGGGTTCGGGTTGGCATGCCGGTTGACGGGCCAACGCGCTGGATGTCAAAAAAGACCGCCGGGATTTCGGTGTAGTAGGCAAAGCCGATGAGCTCGCTCATCAGGGAAATGCCCGGGCCGGAAGTCGGCGTGAACGCGCGCGCGCCGGCCCAGCCGGCGCCCAGCACCATGCCGGCCGCGGCCAGTTCGTCCTCGGCCTGGATGATGCAAAAGCGGTTCTCGCCGGTTTCCGGATCCCTGCGGAGCTGGGCGCAGAAGCGCTCGAACGCGTCCATCAGCGACGTTGACGGGGTGATCGGGTACCACGCCCCGACCGTGGCGCCGGCGTAAACGCAGCCCAGCGCTGCGGCCTGGTTGCCGTCGATCAGGATGTGGCCGGCGGTGGCGTCCATCGGCGCGGCACGGACCGGCAGCGGGCAGTCGAGGTGGTCGAGGGCATGGTCACGGCCGAGTGCGATCGCCTTCAGGTTGGGCTCGATTAGCTTCGGCTTGGCGCTAAAGGTTTCTTCGACAAGCGTTTGCAGGATCGAATCGTCGAGATTCATCAGAGCACACAAGGCGCCGACATAGGCCATGTTCTTCATCAGAATGCGCACGCGAGGCGCCTCGAATTGCGCGTTGACCATTGCGGCCAGCGGAATGCCGAGTACCTGGATATCATCGCGCGCCAATTGCTGGTCGCGCGGCCAGCTTGAATCGTAGATCAGGTAGCCGCCGGCACTGACTTCGTCGCGGTCGCGCGCATAGGTCTGGGCATTCATCGCCAGCATCACGTCAACCCGGCCGGTGCGGGCGTTGTAGCCATCGCGGCTGGCCCGGATCTCGTACCAGGTCGGCAGGCCCTGGATGTTGGACGGGAAGAGGTTCTTGCCGGTGACGGGAATACCCATCCGGAACAGGGTCTTCATCAGCAGCGCGTTGGCGCTGGCCGAGCCGGTGCCGTTGGCGGTGGCAATCTTGATGACGAAATCGTTGACCTTGTTCATGAGCCGGTCTGGTGCTGGTGGCAGGGCAGGACGTCATGATCGGCTGCATAGGGATTGTCGAGCAGTGACTTCTGCATGTCCCAGGCCGCCGTGGGGCAGCGTTCGGCGCACAGGCCGCAGTGCACGCAAACGTCCTCGTCCTTGACCATGATTCGTCCGGTCTGCTTGAGCTCGCCGGAGGCATACAGGGGCTGATCGGTGTTTTCGGCCGGCGCGGTCAGGCGCACGCGCAGTTCCTCTTCCTCACCGTTGGCGGTGATGGTCAGGCAGCGCGTCGGGCAGATGTCGATGCAGGCGTCGCATTCGATGCACAGCGGTGCGGAAAAAACGGTCTGGATGTCGCAGTTGAGACAGCGCTCGACCTCGCGCGCGGTCTGCTCCGCGCTGAAGCCAAGCTCGACTTCCGTATCGAGTGCACGAAATCGCTCGGTCAGCGGCACGTGCTCCATCTTGCGGCGGGCGGCCGGATCAAAGGCATTGGAGTAGCTCCACTCATGGATGCCCATCTTGCGCGAGCTGAGCTTGACCGTGCGCGGCAGCCGCTCGGTGACCGGCTTGCCGTGGACATGATTGTGAATGGAGATCGCGGCCTGGTGGCCGTGCTCGACCGCCCAGATGATGTTTTCCGGGCCGAAGGCTGCATCACCACCGAAGAACACGCCGGGCAGGGTGGACTGGTAAGTCTCCCGGTCCACCACCGGCTCGTCCCATTGGTTGAATTCGATCCCGATATCGCGCTCGATCCAGGGGAAGGCGGTTTCCTGGCCGATGGCAAGAATCACATCGTCGGCCTCGATGAAGGTCTCGTCGATCACCCGGCTATCGGTGATGCGACCGTTGTCGATATCGTATTCCATGATCTCGAAGACCATGCCCCGGAGCTGTCCGTCCTCGACCACGAACTTCTTCGGCGAGTGGTTGATGACGATCTCGACGCGTTCCTCTTCGGCATCTTCCAGCTCCCAGTCAGAGGCCTTGAAGAACTGGCGTGGCTTGCGCGCCATGACCTTGACGTCTCTCGCACCCACCCTCAGGCTGGTACGACAGCAGTCCATTGCGGTGTTGCCCACGCCGATGATCAGCACCTTCTCGCCAATCCCGCTGATGTGGCCGAAGGCAACCGACTCCAGCCACTCGATGCCGATATGGATGTTGGCGTCACCTTCGGTTCGGCCCGGCAAGTCCAGCTCCTTGCCCTTCGGGGCGCCGGAGCCGACAAAGATGGCGTCGTAGCCTTCATCGAGCAGCGCCACCATGCTATCGATGCGGGTCTTCAGTCGCAGATCGACGCCCATGTCGATGATGTAGCCGATCTCCTCGTCGAGCACCCGCGCGGGCAGGCGAAAGGCCGGAATATTGGAGCGCATCAGTCCGCCGGGCACATCCAGAGCCTCGAAAACCGTGCATTCGTAGCCCAGTGGCATCAGGTCGTTGCAAACGGTCAGGCTGGCGCAGCCGGCACCGACCAGGGCAATACGCTTGCCGTTGCTGTGCTTCGGAATCCGGGGAAGATGTGCCTCGATGGCATCCTTGTGGTCTGCGGCGACGCGCTTGAGGCGGCAGATGGCAACCGGTTCCTCATCGACACGGCCACGTCGACAGGCCGGCTCACACGGCCGGTCGCAGACGCGGCCGAGGATGCCGGGGAAGACGTTTGATTCTCGGTTGACCAGATAGGCATCGGTGAACCGGCCCTGGGCGATCAGGCGGATGTACTCCGGGACATCGGTATGCGCCGGGCAGGCCCATTGACAATCGACAACGCGGTGGAAATACTCCGTATTGCGTGTGTCAGTGGGTTTCATCCGACTCTTCCCTGGCCTTGTTGGCGCCAAGGATACAGAAATTGCAGCCGACCGGCCAGACCACGCTGATCGCTGAGCGCAGGGATGCGAAACAGGCTGAAAGATGTCACAATCCAGGTCTAGAAACCAAGGGTGCATCACCAGGGGGGAACCATGACGCCCGAAAAACTCATCGCCAGAGTATCGGCGCTGCTGCAGTCAGGCGCAGCGTCGGAGGCCGGCGGTCTGATCATTGTTCGTCTGGACCGTGCCGCGCAGTTGCGTGACCGGTTTGGTCTCAGTGGCTTGCTGAAGCTCACGGCACAGCTGATGCGGCGATTCAAGGACGGTACTGATACCGATCTCGTCGTGGTTCGGCTCGATCCCGCCACGCTGATCGTGCTCGCGGCGCAGGCCGGGGTCGATCAGCTCGACAGACTGTCTCGGCGTGAGTTTGCCGATCTGTCCGAGACACCGTTCAAGATCGACTGCCAGTCGGTGGCCGTGACGGCCAGCATGGTGACGTGTGCATTCAGCTATCGCTTTACAGATGCAGACGAAATGCTGGTTGCCATGCTGCGCCGGATCGAGGAAATCGCGGCTGCGGGTGGCAACGAGCTGGGACAGGTCAAGCCCAGGATGCTGGCTTCGCGGGCACTGAATTCTTCGCAGCATATGCTGGGCCTGCTGATGGAATCGCTGCAGAAAGATGCAGTCAAGGTTGTGTTTCAGCCGTTGATGGCCACCGGCAAGGATGCTGCCTGGAGCAACTACCAGATGCTGCCGAGACTGTGCACCAGTGACGGCAAGCTGATCGCAGCGGCCGAATTCCTGCCGCTGGCGCGCGAGGCTTCGCTGATACCGGTACTTGACCGCTGGATGCTGGTACACGCCATTCGCCTGTTCCAGGGGGCGCTGAAGGGCCAGCACGTGCGGCTGTTCATCAACCAGTCCGACGCGTTGCTGGCCGAGCCCGAGCGGCTCGATTGGCTGATCCGGCAACTGGAAAAGGCGCCGCAGACCAGCCGGCGGCTGGTCATCGAGCTGCGGTTGGACGATGCCATGTCTCACCTGGACCGTGCCCGGGCCCTGCTGGAATCGGCGCGCGAGGTGGGGTTGGAGGTCTGTCTGACCATGGTCGACGAGCATAGCCGCTGGGATCTGCTTGAGGACGGGCTTGGCAGTGACTATATCCGCATGTCGCCGGATTTCGTCGCGCGACTGACCCACGAACGGGCGCTGGAAAAACGATTTGCCGAGATCACCGCTCGTGTACGCAAGGCAGGGACGCGGATCATCGTACCGATGGTCGAGGATTCCGAGACCGCGGCCAGCATGTGGCGCTCCGGCGTGGACTTCATGCAGGGCAACATGATCCAGGCGCCCGAGGAGGCCATTCAGGCCAGCGGATGAGCGTTCGTCCCGGGGTTCTCATCCGTGATCCCCGCTCCCCCGTTGATGGCAATAATCAAAAAAGCCCGCACGCGGCGGGCTTTTTGATGATGGCGGAGAGGGAGGGATTCGAACCCTCGATGGGGCGTTTAACCCCATACTCCCTTAGCAGGGGAGCGCCTTCAGCCACTCGGCCACCTCTCCGTCGAAACCGTCGCCAGCTTTTTACCCGGCAGGGTAACTCGGGATTTCCGGCGCGACCTTTCGATCCGGGCCGCCATTGTACCCGGTCCGGCTGCCGGGGTGTTGACGGCCGGCAAGAATAACGGTTGTGCCGTTTCGGGTAAAGGGCTGTGGCTGTTAGAATCCGCCGTATCGCGACGCTGCTGTCGCACAGGCCAGTTTGGCATTGGAGCCCGAGTGGAGCAATCCGTCAATTCCCGCAACAAGCGGTCGACGCGCAGTGTCGATTTCTTTCGCGGCTTTTTGCGCAGTCCTGAACAGGTCGGATCGATCATACCGAGTTCGCGTTTTCTCGAGCGCCGGATCATACAGACGGCCGTCCTGGCCGATGCCGAAATGGTTGTCGAGCTCGGGCCCGGTACAGGCGGCACGACGCGCGCCATACTCAAGGCCATGCCGCCGAATGCGCGGCTGCTGACGATCGAGCTTGATCCGCAGTTTGCGTCGATACTCTCGGAAATCGACGACGCGCGCCTGATTACCCATACCGGCAGCGCCGTTGAACTGCCGCAGCTGCTCAAGCAACATGCACTCCCGTCACCGGACGTGGTGATCTCCGGCATCCCCTTCTCGACCATGCCGCGGCAGCTTGGCAGCCGCATCATCGAGGCGGTGCGCGACACTCTGGCGCCGGGGGGACGGTTCGTGGCCTATCAGTTTCGTGGTCATGTCGGTCGTATCGGTCAGCCGATCCTGGGCCAGCCGCAGGTTCAGCTCGAGATCCTCAATATCCCGCCGATGCGCTTTTATACCTGGCAACTGGATGGATCGTCAGCCGGCCGACGAGGGCAGGCTGAGAACGGCGCTGGCGATGGAGAAGTAGATCAGAATGCCGCCGACGTCGGCCACTGAAGTAATCAGCGGTGTGCTCGCGGTTGCCGGATCCATATTGAAGCGCTGCAGGATGAACGGCAGCAGCATGCCGATCATGGCGCCCATGACCACGACGGCCAGCATGGCCAGGGCCACGATCAGCGCCAGTTCCGCACCCAGCTCAGCGCCGCCGCGCCAGACCCCGATCAGGGCGACGGCGCCGGCCATCGTTGCGCCCAGCAGCAGCGCCACCGAAAGTTCCTTGCCCCACAGGCGGAACCAGTCGGTGACCTCGACATCGCCGGTCGCCAGGGCGCGGACCATCAGCGTTGCCGACTGACTGCCGGCATTACCGCTGCTGGCAATGATCAGCGGCAAGAAGAACACCAGGCCGATGACCGCCTCGATGGCATCTTCATACAGGGCGATTGCCAGCCCGCTGATCAGATTGACAAGCACCAGAATCAGCAGCCAGCCAATGCGCTTGCGATAGAGAAAGCCCGGTGAGGCCTCGCGTATCGACACGTTCAGGCTGCCGGTGCCGCCCAGCTTCTGGAAGTCTTCGGTGATTTCCTGTTCGGCAACGTCCATGATGTCGTCGACCGTGACGATGCCCAGCAGGACACCGCCCCTGTCGGTAACCGGCAGGGTGCTGATATCGTAGTGTTGAATGGCCTGGACAGCGTCCTCCCGATCAGCGTCGGCCTGGATGCTGATTACCTCTTCGTCCATCAACGTATCGACCCGCACGTCCTGACGGGCGAGGATGAAATCCTTCAGGCGTACGGCGTCGAGCAGTTTGCCCCGGTCGTCCGTAACAAACACGAAGTTGATGGTTTCGCCACGGTGGGCCTCGTGGCGAATGTGGTCGAGCGCGCGGGCCACCGTCCATTGTGGAAGCACCGAGACGAAGCGCGTGGTCATCAGTCGACCGACCGATTCCTCCGGATAGCCGAGCAGCTTCAGGGACTGCTTGAGATCCTCCGGGCCGAGCAGCTTCAGGAATCCCTCGAGTTCCTGGGGGTCGAGGCTTTCGAGAAAGGCGGTGCGGTCATCGGGCACCAGCTCGCGCAAAATACGGCGGGCCTCGCCCGGGTTGAGTTCGGCAATGACCTCGCGTTGCAGGCCATGACTCAGGTAGGAAAAAGTGTCGGTGCGGCGTTCCTCGGGCAGGGCGCGCAGAATACGCAGCCGATCGGCCGGCTCGGCCTGTGACATCGCCTCTGCGATATCCTGAACGGCCATTTCCTCGAGTTTCTCGGCCAGATCATCCGCGCGCCCAAGATTGAGCAGGGTGATCAGCTCGATAATTGCGCCTTT
This DNA window, taken from Pseudomonadota bacterium, encodes the following:
- a CDS encoding 2-oxoacid:acceptor oxidoreductase subunit alpha → MNKVNDFVIKIATANGTGSASANALLMKTLFRMGIPVTGKNLFPSNIQGLPTWYEIRASRDGYNARTGRVDVMLAMNAQTYARDRDEVSAGGYLIYDSSWPRDQQLARDDIQVLGIPLAAMVNAQFEAPRVRILMKNMAYVGALCALMNLDDSILQTLVEETFSAKPKLIEPNLKAIALGRDHALDHLDCPLPVRAAPMDATAGHILIDGNQAAALGCVYAGATVGAWYPITPSTSLMDAFERFCAQLRRDPETGENRFCIIQAEDELAAAGMVLGAGWAGARAFTPTSGPGISLMSELIGFAYYTEIPAVFFDIQRVGPSTGMPTRTQQCDLMSVAYASHGDTRHPILLPADPGECFELSVVAFDLAERLQTPVFVLSDLDIGMNDWMVPELSWDDQRRPDRGKVLSAEELAGLEIYHRFDDRDGDGIPWRTLPGSHPKGAYFVRGSGHNRYGAYTEDAGEYQDVVDRLKRKWETARGLVPCALETRADHHTNIGIMAFGSSHGAVCEALDRLAANGIHADYLRLRAFPFGDEVLAFFERHRTVFVIEQNRDAQMRSLLLLETGVSPDRLVPVLHYNGLPIPSDVVCERIRDHIRREAAA
- a CDS encoding FAD-dependent oxidoreductase; the protein is MKPTDTRNTEYFHRVVDCQWACPAHTDVPEYIRLIAQGRFTDAYLVNRESNVFPGILGRVCDRPCEPACRRGRVDEEPVAICRLKRVAADHKDAIEAHLPRIPKHSNGKRIALVGAGCASLTVCNDLMPLGYECTVFEALDVPGGLMRSNIPAFRLPARVLDEEIGYIIDMGVDLRLKTRIDSMVALLDEGYDAIFVGSGAPKGKELDLPGRTEGDANIHIGIEWLESVAFGHISGIGEKVLIIGVGNTAMDCCRTSLRVGARDVKVMARKPRQFFKASDWELEDAEEERVEIVINHSPKKFVVEDGQLRGMVFEIMEYDIDNGRITDSRVIDETFIEADDVILAIGQETAFPWIERDIGIEFNQWDEPVVDRETYQSTLPGVFFGGDAAFGPENIIWAVEHGHQAAISIHNHVHGKPVTERLPRTVKLSSRKMGIHEWSYSNAFDPAARRKMEHVPLTERFRALDTEVELGFSAEQTAREVERCLNCDIQTVFSAPLCIECDACIDICPTRCLTITANGEEEELRVRLTAPAENTDQPLYASGELKQTGRIMVKDEDVCVHCGLCAERCPTAAWDMQKSLLDNPYAADHDVLPCHQHQTGS
- a CDS encoding EAL domain-containing protein, whose protein sequence is MTPEKLIARVSALLQSGAASEAGGLIIVRLDRAAQLRDRFGLSGLLKLTAQLMRRFKDGTDTDLVVVRLDPATLIVLAAQAGVDQLDRLSRREFADLSETPFKIDCQSVAVTASMVTCAFSYRFTDADEMLVAMLRRIEEIAAAGGNELGQVKPRMLASRALNSSQHMLGLLMESLQKDAVKVVFQPLMATGKDAAWSNYQMLPRLCTSDGKLIAAAEFLPLAREASLIPVLDRWMLVHAIRLFQGALKGQHVRLFINQSDALLAEPERLDWLIRQLEKAPQTSRRLVIELRLDDAMSHLDRARALLESAREVGLEVCLTMVDEHSRWDLLEDGLGSDYIRMSPDFVARLTHERALEKRFAEITARVRKAGTRIIVPMVEDSETAASMWRSGVDFMQGNMIQAPEEAIQASG
- a CDS encoding methyltransferase type 12: MEQSVNSRNKRSTRSVDFFRGFLRSPEQVGSIIPSSRFLERRIIQTAVLADAEMVVELGPGTGGTTRAILKAMPPNARLLTIELDPQFASILSEIDDARLITHTGSAVELPQLLKQHALPSPDVVISGIPFSTMPRQLGSRIIEAVRDTLAPGGRFVAYQFRGHVGRIGQPILGQPQVQLEILNIPPMRFYTWQLDGSSAGRRGQAENGAGDGEVDQNAADVGH
- the mgtE gene encoding magnesium transporter — its product is MSEKGAIIELITLLNLGRADDLAEKLEEMAVQDIAEAMSQAEPADRLRILRALPEERRTDTFSYLSHGLQREVIAELNPGEARRILRELVPDDRTAFLESLDPQELEGFLKLLGPEDLKQSLKLLGYPEESVGRLMTTRFVSVLPQWTVARALDHIRHEAHRGETINFVFVTDDRGKLLDAVRLKDFILARQDVRVDTLMDEEVISIQADADREDAVQAIQHYDISTLPVTDRGGVLLGIVTVDDIMDVAEQEITEDFQKLGGTGSLNVSIREASPGFLYRKRIGWLLILVLVNLISGLAIALYEDAIEAVIGLVFFLPLIIASSGNAGSQSATLMVRALATGDVEVTDWFRLWGKELSVALLLGATMAGAVALIGVWRGGAELGAELALIVALAMLAVVVMGAMIGMLLPFILQRFNMDPATASTPLITSVADVGGILIYFSIASAVLSLPSSAG